A single window of Paracoccus albus DNA harbors:
- a CDS encoding OmpA family protein: MRLTLTLMVAVAALSACDMPGNAPIASAPVTDPYVTGANGAAVYQGDVNIPGSRLPGDAAAPPAADTQFAAVGNTVYFDESEATLSDDARETLTRQAAWLVQNQTVTATVEGHADEPGTREFNLALGARRATSVREYLVAKGVEAGRIQTMSFGKERPASICASEASCLARNRRAVTVVSQSEAGA; the protein is encoded by the coding sequence ATGCGCCTGACACTTACCCTTATGGTTGCCGTAGCGGCGCTGTCGGCCTGCGACATGCCGGGCAATGCCCCGATCGCATCCGCCCCCGTTACGGACCCCTATGTCACCGGCGCGAACGGTGCCGCAGTTTATCAGGGTGATGTGAACATCCCCGGCTCTCGCCTGCCGGGCGATGCGGCTGCCCCGCCTGCGGCAGATACGCAATTCGCCGCGGTTGGAAACACGGTTTACTTCGACGAATCCGAGGCGACGCTGTCCGATGATGCGCGTGAAACGCTGACACGTCAGGCAGCGTGGCTGGTCCAGAACCAGACCGTGACTGCCACGGTCGAAGGCCATGCCGATGAGCCGGGGACGCGAGAGTTTAACCTTGCACTTGGCGCGCGTCGCGCGACCTCGGTTCGGGAATATCTGGTCGCCAAAGGGGTGGAGGCCGGTCGCATCCAGACCATGTCCTTCGGGAAAGAGCGTCCTGCGTCTATCTGCGCATCCGAGGCATCGTGTCTTGCGCGCAACCGTCGCGCCGTCACGGTTGTCAGCCAAAGTGAGGCAGGCGCCTGA